Proteins encoded in a region of the Novibacillus thermophilus genome:
- a CDS encoding helix-turn-helix domain-containing protein translates to MSSVVGNRIKLRRNIKGWSQRELARRVGLNYSVMNRIESGKRPVGDTELRKIAEVLDVSTDYLLGRTDDPIPDKAEKTFEEWINDPETVIFFKDYLKAPEERKEELRRFWEFMKEQENQKRKK, encoded by the coding sequence ATGTCTTCGGTTGTAGGAAATAGAATAAAATTAAGAAGAAATATAAAAGGTTGGTCACAAAGGGAGTTAGCTCGAAGAGTTGGGCTCAATTATAGTGTTATGAATAGAATTGAATCTGGCAAAAGACCTGTGGGAGATACTGAACTTAGAAAGATTGCGGAGGTACTGGATGTCTCAACCGATTACCTTCTCGGTCGGACAGACGATCCTATCCCTGATAAAGCAGAAAAAACATTTGAAGAATGGATAAACGATCCAGAAACAGTCATTTTTTTTAAGGATTACCTAAAGGCTCCTGAAGAACGCAAAGAGGAATTAAGGCGGTTTTGGGAGTTTATGAAGGAACAGGAAAATCAAAAAAGGAAAAAATAG
- a CDS encoding helix-turn-helix domain-containing protein, with the protein MVVKLIDLDFIKSRRLIFNLTLNDMAKEFGFKSPSTYLKYEKGVYSFKAEHLPILCKVLHCNMNDLFLEKMLLK; encoded by the coding sequence ATGGTTGTAAAATTGATTGATTTAGATTTTATAAAAAGCCGTCGTTTGATTTTTAATCTTACACTTAATGATATGGCAAAGGAGTTTGGTTTTAAATCACCATCGACATATTTAAAGTATGAAAAAGGAGTTTATTCATTTAAGGCTGAACACCTTCCAATTTTATGCAAGGTATTACACTGCAATATGAATGACTTATTTTTGGAAAAAATGTTGCTAAAATAG
- a CDS encoding DNA-binding protein: MIKVDIDFDNEQFRKVLQEELEKWESKKQNYTKWPPLLSRNQLMEFLGIKANKASELLNRQDFPVTREFGHPKVPTHLLMKWIEEHTQWVEKNTSYFDKAI; the protein is encoded by the coding sequence TTGATTAAAGTTGACATTGACTTTGATAATGAACAGTTCCGTAAGGTTCTCCAAGAAGAACTTGAAAAATGGGAATCAAAAAAGCAGAACTATACGAAATGGCCTCCGCTGCTTTCCCGAAATCAATTAATGGAATTTCTCGGTATAAAAGCGAACAAGGCCAGTGAATTGCTTAATCGTCAGGATTTTCCAGTAACACGAGAATTTGGTCATCCAAAAGTTCCTACTCATTTGCTAATGAAATGGATTGAAGAACACACTCAATGGGTCGAAAAAAATACATCATACTTTGACAAAGCAATTTAA
- a CDS encoding ImmA/IrrE family metallo-endopeptidase, with the protein MDVSKPKSLAHSIEYLYDHLNITHPSELDMFYIAEKFSLNIHLFPIQSRTFKKDSVYYIIIDSRYPQKQWQDFGHEIAHIFLHGWLPEIINYGGNQLFLTNQFIQYQEIKADLFSYEFCIPTFMLRKMEIPNHVQRAASYIAEQFCVTNEFAYKRLNRLKQNMIKSNIANIMG; encoded by the coding sequence ATGGATGTTAGTAAACCCAAATCATTAGCCCATTCTATTGAGTACCTTTATGATCACCTAAACATTACCCATCCTTCGGAACTGGATATGTTTTATATTGCTGAAAAGTTTTCGCTAAATATTCACTTATTCCCTATACAAAGCCGTACATTTAAAAAAGATAGTGTCTATTATATCATTATTGATAGCCGATACCCTCAAAAACAGTGGCAAGATTTTGGACATGAGATAGCACACATTTTTTTACATGGATGGTTACCCGAAATTATAAATTACGGAGGGAACCAGTTGTTTTTGACTAACCAATTTATTCAGTATCAAGAGATAAAAGCGGATTTATTTTCTTACGAGTTCTGCATTCCCACATTCATGCTAAGAAAGATGGAGATCCCCAATCATGTGCAAAGGGCCGCTAGTTATATCGCTGAACAGTTTTGTGTTACGAATGAATTTGCATACAAGCGTTTAAACCGTTTAAAGCAGAATATGATAAAATCTAATATTGCAAATATTATGGGATAG
- a CDS encoding IS1380 family transposase has translation MKTEFTLKNATSHAGSKPLLAYLEKIKLEDAFRQIGCGKGRNTLFPFFKILMYLLVGWLLGCERIFHFRSLRDDSLVRRFLGGRCPHHTLLYKELCRAAVSMPTIRRDLKALNLDLITPCLSDECILDLDSTVETVYGNQEGAEVGTNAQKPGRKSFQPLIAFEGKSRLYLNAELRSGNTHCSRNAHTFAKETLQRLPKSCKVKYARFDKGFGGETFYSFWEGKQIGYVGKLKWTHRLAKEVAKCPHWKRYVDGDVIIEGLCLVYKATSWKKARMVVVIRKAERYDGDQLQFDFLWDYEAIVTNLDWEPIDIWRFYNQRACMENYIKEVKHGFSIHRIPTDSFKANEIDLLLKLLAYNVFERFKMDCCEPVHRRYTIARFRKEFFHVPGTIIYRSRQVILKIAAAFQNEYSWRRMEERVVLLQ, from the coding sequence ATGAAAACAGAATTCACGCTAAAGAATGCAACCTCACACGCAGGGAGTAAACCCTTGCTTGCGTACCTTGAAAAAATCAAACTGGAAGACGCTTTTCGTCAGATAGGTTGCGGGAAAGGCCGGAATACGCTTTTTCCGTTCTTCAAGATCTTGATGTACCTTTTAGTCGGATGGCTACTGGGTTGCGAACGTATATTCCATTTCCGCTCATTGCGAGACGATTCGCTGGTACGTCGATTTTTAGGTGGACGTTGTCCCCATCACACTCTTTTGTATAAAGAACTGTGCCGCGCTGCTGTCTCCATGCCCACGATCCGTCGGGACTTGAAGGCATTAAACCTTGATCTCATCACTCCCTGCCTATCCGACGAATGCATTCTCGACCTCGATTCCACCGTTGAGACGGTGTACGGGAATCAGGAAGGGGCCGAAGTTGGGACAAACGCTCAAAAGCCCGGACGTAAAAGCTTCCAACCACTCATCGCCTTTGAAGGAAAGTCCCGTCTTTACCTTAATGCCGAACTGCGTTCAGGCAATACGCATTGTTCCCGCAATGCCCATACTTTCGCGAAGGAAACCCTTCAACGTCTTCCTAAATCGTGTAAAGTCAAGTATGCCCGATTCGACAAAGGATTCGGCGGCGAAACCTTCTATAGTTTTTGGGAAGGCAAACAGATCGGCTACGTTGGCAAACTCAAATGGACGCATCGGTTAGCCAAAGAAGTCGCCAAATGTCCTCATTGGAAACGCTATGTGGACGGAGACGTCATCATCGAAGGCCTTTGTTTAGTGTACAAAGCCACTTCTTGGAAAAAGGCTCGAATGGTGGTCGTCATCAGGAAAGCCGAACGCTACGATGGTGATCAACTCCAATTCGACTTTCTTTGGGATTACGAAGCAATCGTGACCAATTTGGATTGGGAGCCCATCGACATTTGGCGTTTTTACAATCAGCGCGCGTGCATGGAGAACTACATCAAAGAAGTGAAGCACGGCTTTTCGATTCACCGTATTCCGACAGATTCGTTTAAAGCCAATGAAATCGATCTGTTGCTGAAGCTGTTGGCCTACAATGTATTCGAGCGTTTTAAGATGGACTGCTGTGAACCGGTTCATCGCCGCTATACCATTGCACGATTTCGTAAGGAGTTTTTCCATGTCCCTGGTACGATCATCTATCGCAGTCGCCAAGTCATTCTAAAAATCGCGGCAGCCTTCCAAAATGAGTACAGTTGGCGGCGCATGGAAGAACGGGTGGTTCTCCTACAATAA
- a CDS encoding tyrosine-type recombinase/integrase, which yields MGKKYSRSTVASLHRVIKAALNRAPIKQNPAKLVNPPKIPKPKMRVWSEDEVTQFLEVAKSNRLYIAFLLALTTGMRRGEILGLSWENIDFKNRTIYVEQSLTMLGEIQELKSDSARRPISLPKTTVDELRKHKLTLQHEKSIAGPSYEDSGLVVCTRYGTKVLPRNLNRTWYKLRDKAGVTSIRFHDLRHTHATLMLKQGIHPKIVSERLGHSSIRVTLDTYSHVVPGLQKAAADQFGKMLFGR from the coding sequence ATGGGCAAAAAATATTCAAGATCTACCGTCGCCAGCTTACATCGTGTCATAAAAGCCGCTCTAAACCGTGCACCAATCAAACAAAACCCCGCAAAATTAGTCAATCCTCCTAAAATCCCTAAACCAAAAATGCGCGTATGGTCGGAAGATGAAGTAACCCAATTTTTGGAGGTTGCAAAATCTAACCGGTTGTACATTGCATTTTTACTTGCTCTAACCACAGGTATGAGACGCGGGGAGATACTTGGATTATCATGGGAAAATATTGACTTTAAAAACCGAACAATATATGTTGAGCAATCTTTAACAATGTTGGGCGAAATACAAGAACTTAAGTCCGATTCAGCTCGTCGTCCCATATCACTGCCGAAAACAACGGTTGATGAACTAAGAAAGCACAAACTTACTTTGCAACATGAAAAATCTATAGCAGGACCTTCTTATGAAGATAGTGGCTTAGTTGTATGTACAAGGTATGGAACAAAAGTATTGCCGCGCAATTTAAATCGTACATGGTATAAACTACGGGATAAAGCAGGTGTTACATCGATCCGATTTCATGATCTTCGCCACACACATGCTACACTAATGCTCAAACAAGGAATACACCCAAAAATTGTAAGCGAACGATTAGGACACTCAAGTATCCGTGTTACATTAGATACCTATTCCCACGTCGTACCCGGATTACAAAAAGCAGCAGCTGATCAATTTGGAAAGATGTTGTTCGGAAGATAA